Proteins from a single region of Mustela erminea isolate mMusErm1 chromosome X, mMusErm1.Pri, whole genome shotgun sequence:
- the LOC116582109 gene encoding uncharacterized protein LOC116582109, translated as MVKQFGVPNHLPHSDAGRKWFWLVASGSRHVPWCCQVLQPATSSTVCAHVCVCVCVLGGGGSFLSCCHSNGMSPGVGPVSWDLGTPLLPHQRLSQTPSSHRGPVICSSQVGQRMGQWPLFWSGTSSILLESLMTSGKGGVSRAVLARYCWAPQSGKQGGCRRKEGARKRKRRKAKEFQGSQEIAGLARFPEGRPGQALEWRRPEGHEEWGLCQLPPLSSQRTDAQTDRQTDRKCRERWQRNVWKKSREREGRGRSLCAPWADSRPLLSLHFQEGRCCCLSQALAEGLARDRGALPSSIACS; from the coding sequence ATGGTGAAGCAGTTTGGAGTTCCAAACCATCTGCCCCACAGTGATGCTGGCAGGAAGTGGTTTTGGTTGGTGGCTTCCGGAAGCAGGCATGTCCCCTGGTGTTGCCAAGTCCTCCAACCAGCAACTTCCTCCACagtgtgcgcgcatgtgtgtgtgtgtgtgtgtgtgttggggggaggggggtccttTCTGAGTTGCTGCCACTCAAATGGGATGAGCCCTGGGGTTGGCCCTGTGAGTTGGGACCTTGGGACCCCCTTGCTGCCACACCAGCGCCTTTCTCAGACACCTTCCTCTCACCGGGGCCCTGTCATCTGTTCCTCACAGGTGGGACAGCGGATGGGACAGTGGCCCCTTTTCTGGTCAGGCACTAGCTCTATCCTCCTGGAGAGCCTCATGACCAGTGGGAAGGGTGGTGTCTCTCGAGCTGTTCTTGCCAGGTACTGCTGGGCTCCCCAAAGTGGGAAGCAGGGTGgctgcagaaggaaggaaggtgctaggaagagaaagaggaggaaggccaAGGAATTCCAAGGGAGCCAAGAGATAGCGGGCCTCGCCAGGTTCCCGGAGGGGAGGCCCGGGCAGGCCCTGGAGTGGAGAAGGCCTGAGGGGCATGAGGAGTGGGGGCTCTGTCAGTTGCCTCCCCTCTCGAGTCAACGGACAGatgcacagacagacagacagacagacaggaagtGCAGAGAGAGATGGCAAAGAAACGTGTGGAAAAagtcaagggagagggagggacgggGCAGGTCGCTCTGTGCCCCTTGGGCAGACTCACGCCCCCTCTTGTCCCTTCATTTCCAGGAAGGAAGGTGCTGCTGCCTCAGCCAGGCCCTAGCTGAGGGGCTCGCGAGAGACCGGGGAGCACTTCCGTCCTCAATTGCCTGTAGCTGA
- the CCNQ gene encoding cyclin-Q isoform X2 — protein sequence MEAVGLDSCGVGCTARAAEGRPAPEARVHFRVTRFIMEAGVKLGMQSIPIATACTIYHKFFCEINLDTYDPYLVAMSSLYLAGKVEEQHLRTRDIINVSNRYFHPGGEPLELDSRFWALRDSIVQCELLMLRVLRFQVSFQHPHKYLLHYLISLKNWLNRYSWQRTPISVTAWALLRDSYHGGLCLRFRAQHIAVAVLHLALQAYGVEVPAEAEAEKPWWQIYTMDTEIP from the exons ATGGAGGCCGTTGGCCTGGACAGTTGCGGAGTGGGGTGCACGGCGCGGGCTGCCGAGGGGCGGCCGGCACCCGAGGCGAGGGTGCACTTCCGAGTGACGAGGTTCATCATGGAGGCAG GAGTCAAGCTAGGGATGCAGTCCATTCCCATCGCCACTGCTTGTACCATTTACCATAAGTTCTTCTGCGAGATCAACCTGGACACCTATGACCCCTACTTGGTCGCCATGTCTTCCCTTTATTTGGCCGGCAAAGTGGAGGAACAGCACCTGCGCACTCGGGACATCATCAACGTGTCCAACAG GTATTTCCACCCGGGCGGCGAGCCGCTGGAGCTGGACTCCCGCTTCTGGGCTCTTCGGGACAGCATAGTGCAGTGCGAGCTCCTCATGCTGAGGGTCCTGCGTTTCCAAGTCTCCTTCCAGCACCCGCACAAG TACCTGCTCCACTACCTGATTTCCCTCAAGAACTGGCTGAACCGTTACAGCTGGCAGCGGACCCCCATTTCCGTCACTGCCTGGGCCCTGCTGCGGGACAGCTACCACGGGGGGCTGTGCCTCCGGTTCCGGGCTCAGCACATAGCCGTGGCAGTGCTCCACCTGGCCCTGCAGGCCTATGGGGTGGAGGTGCCCGCCGAGGCCGAGGCCGAGAAGCCGTGGTGGCAG ATTTATACCATGGACACAGAGATCCCCTAA
- the CCNQ gene encoding cyclin-Q isoform X1: protein MEAVGLDSCGVGCTARAAEGRPAPEARVHFRVTRFIMEAGVKLGMQSIPIATACTIYHKFFCEINLDTYDPYLVAMSSLYLAGKVEEQHLRTRDIINVSNRYFHPGGEPLELDSRFWALRDSIVQCELLMLRVLRFQVSFQHPHKYLLHYLISLKNWLNRYSWQRTPISVTAWALLRDSYHGGLCLRFRAQHIAVAVLHLALQAYGVEVPAEAEAEKPWWQVFSDDLTKPIIDNIVSDLIQIYTMDTEIP from the exons ATGGAGGCCGTTGGCCTGGACAGTTGCGGAGTGGGGTGCACGGCGCGGGCTGCCGAGGGGCGGCCGGCACCCGAGGCGAGGGTGCACTTCCGAGTGACGAGGTTCATCATGGAGGCAG GAGTCAAGCTAGGGATGCAGTCCATTCCCATCGCCACTGCTTGTACCATTTACCATAAGTTCTTCTGCGAGATCAACCTGGACACCTATGACCCCTACTTGGTCGCCATGTCTTCCCTTTATTTGGCCGGCAAAGTGGAGGAACAGCACCTGCGCACTCGGGACATCATCAACGTGTCCAACAG GTATTTCCACCCGGGCGGCGAGCCGCTGGAGCTGGACTCCCGCTTCTGGGCTCTTCGGGACAGCATAGTGCAGTGCGAGCTCCTCATGCTGAGGGTCCTGCGTTTCCAAGTCTCCTTCCAGCACCCGCACAAG TACCTGCTCCACTACCTGATTTCCCTCAAGAACTGGCTGAACCGTTACAGCTGGCAGCGGACCCCCATTTCCGTCACTGCCTGGGCCCTGCTGCGGGACAGCTACCACGGGGGGCTGTGCCTCCGGTTCCGGGCTCAGCACATAGCCGTGGCAGTGCTCCACCTGGCCCTGCAGGCCTATGGGGTGGAGGTGCCCGCCGAGGCCGAGGCCGAGAAGCCGTGGTGGCAG GTGTTTAGTGACGACCTTACCAAGCCAATCATTGATAACATTGTGTCTGATCTCATTCAGATTTATACCATGGACACAGAGATCCCCTAA
- the CCNQ gene encoding cyclin-Q isoform X3, giving the protein MQSIPIATACTIYHKFFCEINLDTYDPYLVAMSSLYLAGKVEEQHLRTRDIINVSNRYFHPGGEPLELDSRFWALRDSIVQCELLMLRVLRFQVSFQHPHKYLLHYLISLKNWLNRYSWQRTPISVTAWALLRDSYHGGLCLRFRAQHIAVAVLHLALQAYGVEVPAEAEAEKPWWQVFSDDLTKPIIDNIVSDLIQIYTMDTEIP; this is encoded by the exons ATGCAGTCCATTCCCATCGCCACTGCTTGTACCATTTACCATAAGTTCTTCTGCGAGATCAACCTGGACACCTATGACCCCTACTTGGTCGCCATGTCTTCCCTTTATTTGGCCGGCAAAGTGGAGGAACAGCACCTGCGCACTCGGGACATCATCAACGTGTCCAACAG GTATTTCCACCCGGGCGGCGAGCCGCTGGAGCTGGACTCCCGCTTCTGGGCTCTTCGGGACAGCATAGTGCAGTGCGAGCTCCTCATGCTGAGGGTCCTGCGTTTCCAAGTCTCCTTCCAGCACCCGCACAAG TACCTGCTCCACTACCTGATTTCCCTCAAGAACTGGCTGAACCGTTACAGCTGGCAGCGGACCCCCATTTCCGTCACTGCCTGGGCCCTGCTGCGGGACAGCTACCACGGGGGGCTGTGCCTCCGGTTCCGGGCTCAGCACATAGCCGTGGCAGTGCTCCACCTGGCCCTGCAGGCCTATGGGGTGGAGGTGCCCGCCGAGGCCGAGGCCGAGAAGCCGTGGTGGCAG GTGTTTAGTGACGACCTTACCAAGCCAATCATTGATAACATTGTGTCTGATCTCATTCAGATTTATACCATGGACACAGAGATCCCCTAA